The following proteins come from a genomic window of Aspergillus luchuensis IFO 4308 DNA, chromosome 3, nearly complete sequence:
- a CDS encoding oxidoreductase, short chain dehydrogenase/reductase family (COG:Q;~EggNog:ENOG410PGNV;~InterPro:IPR002347,IPR036291,IPR020904;~PFAM:PF00106,PF13561,PF08659;~go_function: GO:0016491 - oxidoreductase activity [Evidence IEA];~go_process: GO:0055114 - oxidation-reduction process [Evidence IEA]), whose translation MSPSIAIDNTTPDVAIDNTTPAVSESTQPSVVGRTNDLFSLGNRTIVITGGGRGLGIVLAGAVIEAGGDVVCLDLLPEPSANEWASVQKLAAARGLKATYIKCDITDEQSTEQILKQVAAEAMSRGMPLRGAVTCAGIQQMVPALEYPVDMWKKMLDVNVIGTFIPAKHCARIFKEQNIPGSIVMIASMSGQIANRGLTCTAYNSSKAAVHQMCRSVAQEWGQYGIRVNTLSAGYIRTAMTDALLQEKPEVEETWMRGALLGRLGVPEDFKAPTVYMLADGSGFMTGTDLRVDGGHCASA comes from the exons ATGTCTCCCTCAATTGCTATCGATAACACCACCCCGGATGTGGCCATTGACAACACTACTCCCGCAGTTTCAGAGTCCACCCAACCCTCCGTCGTCGGTCGTACAAATGACCTCTTTTCCCTCGGTAACCGCACAATCGTGATCACTGGTGGAGGCCGCGGTCTTGGAATCGTCCTTGCTGGTGCCGTCATCGAGGCTGGCGGCGATGTCGTCTGCCTTGACCTCCTTCCCGAACCCAGCGCAAACGAATGGGCCTCCGTGCAGAAGTTGGCTGCTGCCCGCGGCCTGAAAGCCACATACATCAAGTGCGACATTACCGATGAACAGTCGACCGAGCAGATCCTCAAGCAAGTTGCCGCCGAGGCAATGAGCCGGGGTATGCCCCTGCGCGGAGCAGTGACCTGTGCTGGTATTCAACAAATGGTTCCTGCCTTGGAATACCCAGTTGATATGTGGAAAAAGATGTTGGATGTGAA CGTGATCGGAACATTTATTCCCGCGAAGCACTGCGCCCGCATCTTCAAGGAGCAGAACATCCCAGGCAGCATTGTCATGATTGCTTCCATGTCGGGCCAAATTGCCAATCGG GGCTTGACTTGCACCGCGTACAACTCCTCCAAGGCCGCCGTGCACCAAATGTGCCGCTCGGTGGCGCAGGAATGGGGTCAGTACGGCATCCGTGTGAACACTCTATCCGCAGGT TACATCCGCACGGCAATGACCGATGCTCTTCTCCAAGAGAAGCCCGAAGTCGAGGAGACCTGGATGCGTGGTGCGCTACTAGGCCGTCTTGGTGTCCCAGAAGACTTCAAGGCTCCGACAGTATATATGCTTGCTGATGGCAGCGGGTTTATGACGGGTACGGATTTGAGAGTCGATGGTGGACATTGTGCTTCCGCttaa
- a CDS encoding uncharacterized protein (COG:S;~EggNog:ENOG410Q2IJ;~TransMembrane:1 (i132-156o)), translating to MNMTSPLSQSTDHPLIQKERRTASGSTPLPTVPEAASVASTPELQQGEFNPADGAKPSSPFYRHATPSLTIDRLKKAAKATTTRYSPLDPEDPPVVHRQPVECANHRESKLWAQKKRRCGWMQRLSRKQRMAVKATIAVVTVGTMVAIALGITAAVGGAVWKSDTQQVVIGG from the coding sequence ATGAATATGACGAGTCCACTCAGCCAGTCGACAGATCATCCACTGAtacagaaagagagacgcACTGCATCTGGAtcaactcccctccccacagTCCCTGAAGCCGCATCCGTCGCATCAACTCCCGAACTACAACAAGGGGAATTCAATCCAGCAGATGGAGCAAAGCCATCCTCACCATTCTATCGCCATGCCACACCATCACTAACTATCGACCGATTGAAAAAGGCCGCCAAAGCGACGACAACACGATACAGCCCCCTTGATCCCGAAGACCCGCCCGTGGTTCACCGACAGCCAGTGGAATGCGCGAACCACCGTGAGTCGAAGCTCTGGGCTCAGAAGAAGCGACGCTGCGGATGGATGCAGAGACTGAGCCGCAAGCAACGCATGGCGGTCAAGGCGACGATTGCTGTCGTGACAGTTGGGACCATGGTTGCGATCGCGCTAGGaattactgctgctgttggaggGGCCGTGTGGAAGTCTGATACCCAGCAGGTGGTGATTGGGGGGTAG